In Mercurialis annua linkage group LG5, ddMerAnnu1.2, whole genome shotgun sequence, a single genomic region encodes these proteins:
- the LOC126682792 gene encoding threonine synthase, chloroplastic-like, producing the protein MAASSSLLSPNFNPNLTSKPKPINFTTKRLPSHLSLSIKASTFDPSTSPSPTSRGSNIRDEARRQNLTNPPPNNNFSAKYVPFNAGPTCTEFYSLDEIVYRSQSGGLLDVQHDMAALKAFPGSYWRALFDSRVGKTNWPYGSGVWSKKEWVLPEISSDDIVSAFEGNSNLFWAERFGKQFLNMSELWVKHCGISHTGSFKDLGMTVLVSQVNRLRKMNKPVVGVGCASTGDTSAALSAYCASAGIPSIVFLPANKISMAQLVQPIANGAFVLSIDTDFDGCMQLIREVTAELPIYLANSLNSLRLEGQKTAAIEILQQFDWEVPDWVIVPGGNLGNIYAFYKGFYMCKELGLVDRIPRLVCAQAANANPLYVYYKSGWKDFKPVKANSTFASAIQIGDPVSIDRAVYALKNSNGIVEEATEEELMDAMAQADSTGMFICPHTGVALTALNKLRNSGVIGPNDRTVVVSTAHGLKFTQSKIDYHSSDIKDMACRFANPPVNVKADFGSVMDVLKKYLLSKESKH; encoded by the coding sequence ATGGCCGCCTCATCATCCCTTCTCTCCCCAAACTTCAACCCCAATCTCACCTCTAAACCAAAACCCATAAACTTCACCACCAAAAGACTCCCATCCCACCTCTCACTCTCCATCAAAGCTTCCACCTTTGATCCATCCACCTCCCCATCACCAACCAGTAGAGGATCCAACATTCGCGACGAAGCCCGTCGCCAAAACCTAACAAACCCGCCACCAAACAACAATTTCTCCGCAAAATATGTTCCTTTCAATGCAGGACCAACCTGCACTGAGTTCTACTCACTCGATGAGATCGTTTACAGATCACAATCTGGTGGCTTGCTTGACGTGCAGCACGATATGGCTGCTTTAAAGGCGTTTCCGGGCTCTTACTGGCGCGCCCTGTTTGATTCGAGAGTTGGTAAGACGAACTGGCCTTATGGATCAGGAGTTTGGTCTAAGAAAGAATGGGTTTTGCCTGAGATTTCAAGTGATGATATTGTTAGTGCATTTGAAGGGAATTCTAACTTGTTTTGGGCTGAGAGATTTGGGAAACAGTTTTTGAATATGAGTGAGTTGTGGGTTAAGCACTGTGGGATTAGTCATACTGGGAGCTTTAAAGATTTGGGTATGACTGTGTTGGTTAGTCAAGTTAATAGGTTGAGAAAAATGAATAAGCCTGTAGTTGGTGTTGGTTGTGCTTCAACTGGTGATACTTCTGCTGCATTGTCAGCTTATTGTGCATCTGCTGGTATTCCCTCTATTGTTTTCTTGCCTGCTAATAAGATTTCCATGGCTCAGTTAGTGCAGCCTATTGCTAATGGTGCTTTTGTTTTGAGTATTGACACTGATTTTGATGGTTGTATGCAGTTGATTAGAGAGGTTACTGCTGAGTTGCCTATTTACTTAGCTAATTCTTTAAATAGTTTGAGGTTAGAAGGGCAGAAAACTGCTGCTATTGAGATTTTGCAGCAGTTTGATTGGGAAGTGCCTGACTGGGTCATTGTTCCTGGAGGTAATTTGGGGAACATTTATGCTTTTTATAAAGGGTTTTATATGTGTAAAGAGTTAGGGCTTGTGGATAGGATTCCGAGGCTAGTTTGCGCGCAAGCTGCGAATGCGAATCCTCTTTACGTATATTATAAGTCGGGATGGAAAGATTTTAAGCCTGTTAAAGCGAATAGTACATTTGCTTCTGCTATTCAGATTGGTGATCCTGTTTCGATTGATAGAGCTGTTTATgctttgaaaaattcaaatggaATTGTTGAGGAAGCTACCGAGGAGGAGCTAATGGATGCTATGGCTCAAGCAGATTCTACCGGCATGTTTATATGTCCACACACTGGGGTGGCATTGACAGCACTAAATAAGCTGAGGAATAGTGGGGTTATCGGGCCTAATGATCGGACAGTGGTGGTAAGTACTGCTCATGGGTTGAAGTTTACTCAGAGTAAGATTGATTATCACTCAAGTGATATTAAAGACATGGCTTGTAGATTTGCTAATCCCCCTGTGAATGTTAAGGCTGATTTTGGGTCAGTTATGGATGTTTTGAAGAAGTATTTGCTGAGTAAAGAATCAAAGCATTAG
- the LOC126683110 gene encoding formin-like protein 14, producing MEQQQETPPFWLQATDHHHHHGGERRLKRQASSIFLNSGVILIVLLVTAFVFIFIIVPKLLHFTSQIFNPNVIKKSWDSLNLVLVLFAVVCGFLSRNNINNINDNTTPRYNQRSSEPSTPSRRWSDHQNYQDRTVNNNYSSFNRLRSFSSYPDLRQESLLVNNDERWRFYDDTHVKFSSSYYQENLPKQDQEPVKQEQEHEKQDLGIKDISVETSIPPSPPPAPPSVTPPKVVTKSGNSTGRRKVKRTFHDLEKRKQDKEVEVVENYYTPKPPPSSPPPPPPPPPAAAISSHDKRRGKDLLISLRRKKKKQRQKSVENLESLFESQTVPSYITPPPPPPPPPPPPFFQNLFSTKKSKLKKHKHHSAPPPPPPPPPPAQPSNSYKSRITVQDSAITSYTESGNASHAPVISMPPPPPPPPPPPFKMKPWRFIQDGDYVRVASFNSSRSGSPDLDSEDPSDKESSPMGESTVPSMFCPSPDVNTKAENFIARFRAGLTLEKVNSVKGRSNLGPGRVEGQGTS from the coding sequence ATGGAACAACAACAAGAAACGCCACCATTTTGGCTTCAAGCCACcgatcaccaccaccaccacggCGGCGAACGCCGCCTCAAAAGACAAGCATCCTCAATCTTCCTAAACTCCGGTGTCATTCTCATAGTCTTATTAGTCACtgcttttgtttttattttcattatagtccctaaacttttacattTCACCTCTCAAATCTTTAACCCAAATGTAATCAAGAAAAGCTGGGATTCACTTAATCTTGTCTTAGTGTTGTTTGCTGTAGTGTGTGGATTTCTTAGTAGAAACAacattaataacattaatgatAATACTACTCCAAGGTATAATCAAAGATCATCGGAGCCGTCAACTCCTTCTCGTAGATGGTCTGATCATCAGAATTATCAAGATCGGACGGTGAATAATAACTATAGTAGCTTCAATAGACTGAGAAGTTTCAGTTCGTACCCAGATCTAAGACAAGAATCTTTGTTGGTAAACAATGATGAACGGTGGAGATTCTATGATGATACTCATGTTAAATTTTCAAGCTCTTATTATCAAGAAAATCTGCCGAAGCAAGATCAAGAACCTGTAAAACAAGAACAAGAACATGAAAAACAAGACTTGGGTATTAAAGATATAAGCGTTGAGACTTCTATACCACCGTCTCCTCCTCCGGCGCCGCCGTCAGTGACACCTCCGAAGGTGGTGACGAAGAGTGGTAACTCTACTGGGAGAAGGAAGGTGAAAAGAACATTTCACGATCTTGAAAAGAGAAAACAAGATAAAGAAGTGGAAGTTGTCGAGAACTACTATACACCAAAACCACCACCTTCTTCTCCTCCACCACCTCCGCCTCCTCCGCCGGCGGCGGCCATTTCAAGTCATGACAAAAGAAGAGGTAAAGATTTGTTGATCTCACtgagaagaaagaaaaagaagcagAGACAAAAGAGTGTTGAGAATCTTGAAAGCTTATTCGAGTCTCAAACTGTTCCATCTTACATTACACCACCACCTCCTCCGCCACCTCCGCCGCCGCCACCTTTCTTTCAAAATCTTTTCTCAACCAAGAAAAGCAAACTCAAGAAACATAAACATCACTCagcaccaccaccaccaccgcctCCTCCGCCACCAGCACAACCTTCTAACTCCTACAAATCAAGAATCACCGTTCAAGATTCAGCAATCACATCCTATACAGAGAGCGGCAATGCATCACATGCACCGGTAATATCAATGCCtccacctcctcctcctccgCCGCCGCCTCCATTCAAGATGAAACCGTGGAGATTTATTCAAGATGGTGACTATGTTAGAGTGGCAAGTTTTAACAGTTCAAGGAGTGGATCGCCTGACTTGGACAGTGAAGACCCGTCAGACAAAGAATCTAGTCCAATGGGTGAATCGACAGTGCCGTCAATGTTTTGTCCGAGTCCTGATGTTAATACTAAAGCTGAAAATTTTATTGCAAGATTTAGAGCTGGTCTCACATTGGAGAAGGTTAATTCTGTTAAAGGAAGATCCAATCTTGGCCCAGGTAGAGTTGAAGGTCAAGGCACAagttaa